From the Candidatus Eremiobacterota bacterium genome, the window AGGGCGCCGCAGCCGCCCCCGCATTCAGGCGGCTCCCCATGAGGACAAGCCCGCCGAAGAGCCCGCTGTAAAAGAGAAGAGTCGCTTTTCTGAGGCGCTCCCGGTGAATGAGGAGCGCCAGCGCCAGTGCGGGGAGAAAAAGAGCCGCCATAAGAGACCATTGTGGAGCGCCCGGGAGCCTGAGAAAACCGCCCATCCAGACAAGGCCCGATATGACGGGGATGATGAGGAAGAGGGTGCTTGCGATGGCAGGTGACAGGCCCCTGAGGATCGTGGGCCTGTACTGCACGGTGACGGGCACGGTGATCTTTGAGGCTTCCGTCGAGACGGTTACGGAGGTCACGACGGATTCACCACGGGGGAAGCAGCCCGGCAGGGTCTTGACCTTCAAGGACGTGCGGGGGGCGGTGAGCTCCGCCGGCGCCACTTCGAGGCCGGGATGCGAGGACGTCACGATCCCTTTCACGTCGCTCCCGCTGCTGCTCTTTATCATGAGGCTCTTTTCATGAGCGGCGCCGGGAGCGAGGTCGGTGAAGATGAGCTCCCTGGGCTCTATGATGACGAAGGACGAGGCAAAGGCCTCATCGGGAGAGAGCTCGCCCGTGAGCACTTTCCTCATCTCGGCGGCGCTCTGGAAACGGTTCTCCGCTTTTATCTCAAGGGCCTTCTGGATAACCTTTTCAAAGAGGGGTGACACTCCGGCGTTGACAAGGGAGACGGGCTCAAAGTCAAAGGGATTCAGGCCGGGGTCCCTGCGGGTGAGGAGGTAATGGAGGGTGGCGCCAAGGCTGTAGAGGTCGGAGCGGACGTCGCTCTGGCGCTGGCGGAACTGCTCCGGCGACGCATAGCCCGGCGTGCCCATGAAGATGGTGTCCTGCTCCTTCACGGGGTTGAAAAGCCTTGCGATTCCGAAATCCACGAACCTCACGCCCCGCACGGGCACAATGATTATGTTCTGCGGCTTTATGTCACGGTATATGACGGGCGGGCTCTGGCCGTGGAGATATTCCAGGATATCCAGGATCTCAAGGGCCCACCCCCTCACCTCTTCCTCGGGAAAGGGATCGCTCCGCTCCCCCAGAAGCGCCTCGAGGGTCTTCCCCTCTATAAGCTCCATCGCCATGTAGTCCCGGCCGTTGAAGGTGAAGGAGTCGGTGATTTCAGGGAGGCGGGGATGCCTGAGAGCCGAGAGTATCTTCACCTCTCTCGCGAACTGCTCTCTCACGGCGGCTATCTCCGATTCATCAAGGTTCCGGGGGCTGAACTCCTTGAGAGCCAGGCGCCTGGGAAGGACGAGGTCCTCAACCTCGTAGACATAGGAGAGGCCGCCTTTCGCAATGAGCCCCGCCACCTTATAGCGGCCGTTTATTACCTCGCCTTCCTGGAGCACCTTATACCTCTCATTACATTACTTACTCCATTATAGCATGCAAGGGAAGAGGCCGGCCATGGAGAGGAGACTGGCAGTTTTTTTCCGAACAATGAGAGGACCCTATTCAATGGCTCTTTTCAGGAGGTTTCCCATGAAGATGCCTTCCCCTGCCCTTCCCCGATTGATTCTTATTGTGGTTCTCGCGGTCCTTGCGGCGGCAGCGATTCAGCCGCGGGCGGGAACAGGGGAAGAGCCCCTCAGGTGGCGCCAGATTGGCCCCTACTGGGGAGACCGCTTCCAGGTCATCGTGGACCCCGGGAAGGCAGGCCGCCTTTACTGCATCGGCCATGGCAGCATCCACCGGAGCGATGACGAGGGCGACAGCTGGAAGCCACTCTACCAGAGCGACATGTCCCTGGGCACCTTTCTCTCTTTCGCCTTTTCCCTTGAAAACCACAGGACTCTCTTCGCGGGAAGCTCGATGACGGGCTTCTGGCGATCCGACGACGGAGGAGCGTCCTGGAGCAGGAAAGTGAAAGGGCTCCCCTCCTTTGAGATCAACCACCCCGCCACGTGCTCCAAGGTAAAGGTATGGCCGGCAGTGGTCTCAATCGCCCCGGCGAAGGATGCCCTTTACCTGGGGATGAGCAGCCCCCATGAGACCGTCTCTCCCGTATACCGCTCAAGGGACAGCGGCGAGACCTGGGAGCCTTATGGAGAGGCGATGAAAGCGCGCCGCTCGCCGGAAAGGCCCGCCGTGTGCCAGCTTGCCTTTGACAGGAGAGACAGGCTGTGGGCAGCCATCCATGAGGGAGGCGTGTACCTCCTCAATGAGGGCCGCTGGGAGAAGCGCTCCCAGGGGCTCACGGGAAAGGACGAGGAGATCACCTTTCTGCTCACCGATCCGTTTTCGAGCGACAGGGTCAGGATCGGGACCCGGCGCGGCTGGATATATGAGACCAATGACAGAGGGGCTTCATGGAAGCGCCTTCCTCTCCCAGGGGGAATGAACGCCGGGAAAATCCCCCTGGTGTACTGGATGGCTGCCGATTTCAACAATCCTGACCTGCTGTGGGCCGGCCTCTCGGGGAGCGGCACCGGCGTGTCCAACGAGCAGCCCCTCTTCGTCCCCGACGGGGACCAGGGCCCCGGGGGCATTGTGGTCTCACGGGACGGCGGGAGGCACTGGCTCTGGCCCGTAAGAAGCGCCTATTCAGGGATCAGGCTCACCATTGATCCCAATGAGACCTACACCGATACATGGGGGAAACGCTCGAAGCACTATTTTAAAACCTCGGGCGCCGAAATCTAAGTTCCTATAAATAAATACTGTATTTTACCGGGTTCTACCCATTTGATGCCGTGCAAATCGCCCTGCGGTTTGTCGAATTCCTGCCGGGAGTCATTGTTTTTACCTGGCTTTACAACCGGTCAGGAGGCAATCTCCTGAGAGCGGTGATATTCCATGCATCCATAGATGCTTTTCCTCAGATCCTTCCTGCGCAGACCGGGCAATTCATCGGTAACTTTGGCAATCGATTTCAGGCAAATGACTGAGGTGCGGCGGGAACCTGCGCCCATCGCAGGCGTTCATTTCAACGACCTCAGGTACGCCGCGATTGTCCTATCCTTGCTCTGAGCTGCAAGATCGAGGGGTGTCCTGCCGTCGTAATCAGCGTCACGAGGATCTGCGCCATGGGCGATGAGCGTCTTTACCGTGTTCAGGTCATGTTGCGCGGCGTAGTGAAGGGCAGTCTTCCCTGACTTGTCTTTCACGTTGATCTCAGCTTTTTTCTTTATGAGAAGCTCCACATACTTTGGTGCCGTCTCTGCAGCAATGTGCATGAGGGTCTTTCCTTCATCAGTGGCCGTCTCCAGCGATGCACCAGATTCGATGAGATATTTGACGACAGGGAATATGTCATCTGCAATGGCGATAAAGAGCGGGGTTTCGCCATTCTTGTCTCCTATTTCCAGGGAGGCGCCGTGCTCCACAAGAAGCTTTACCATGGGAAGGTTTCCTTCATCGACGGCCAAGTACAGGGGTGTCTCATGAAAGACCGTCGTGGCATCGACAGGGGCGCCATGCTCGATGAGCATCCCTGCGATGTCGAGATTGGAGCCGCTCTTGTAGTTCGGCGGAAAGACAAGGTGATCACCAGTCTCGAGCTCCTTCGCCTCCCGCGGGTCCTTGGAGCATACTGCGCAATGAAGAGGGGTCATATCGCCATCGCGAGTGCCACAGACATCGCCACCCTGCTCTATGAGGAGCCTCACTATCTCCTTATTTGACCCTTGCACGGCCAGGTAAAGTGCTTCTGCCCCTTCTCCGTCCTTTATATCATGTCTTGCTTTTAGCTTGAGGAGCTGCCGTACCGTCTCAATGGAGCCCATAGAACACGCCATATGCAACGCCGTCCTTCCCTCCTTGTCCTGGGCATTGACATCAATGAAATCTGCAAGCATGGGGAGAATTTCGGGATGAGCGCTGAGAACTCCATAGTGGAGCGCGGTGCAGCCGTTCATTGTCTTTCTGCTCCTCTGCCTCTCATCGCGAAGCATCTCCTTCAGCCGTTCCCTGTCGCCATTCCAGGCAGCCCGGTGCAGCGGTGACATGGAAATCTTCTCCTTCAGAGAGCTGAGCCATTCACTGATATTCTGGCGATAGGCGAAATAGATAATAAATGCCACGATAATCAGCACAAAAAGAAAACAGGAGCCCTCTTGCTGAGTGCCGGAATTCGATACGCCGGGTAATCGGGAGACTATGTCGAAGGCAAAGGAGCATACAAGTGCGGTTCCCAGGCAGCCAAGCGCGCGGCGGTCAATTTCTCCCCTGTTATACCTGCTGAACCTGTCCATTTGAAAACCTTTGCTAAAATGTCCCACTCACGAGAGCCTGTCCCATGTATTGTGGCTGCAATAATCCGGGCATTAATGAGCCTGGATATTCATTATTACTGGAAATACCTTTTGAAATCCTGCTCTGGCTGCTTCACTATTATTTCAGCTTAGGCAAATCAAACACCTACCGTGCCATGAATATCCCTTTCAGTAGAGGGAATTATTCATCCAGACACTTGAATTACCACACTTTAAAGGCAATGCCCATGAATTAAGCAGGAATAATTCTTAAGAGAGGACTGGTTCAGCGTACTTCCAGGCTTTTCAGAGCCCAGAGCACCACGCCAGTCCCTCTCATTAAAATCCTCACCCATCTGAACCTGTGGCATATCCCCTGCAATGAGCGCCCGCCGCCCGGGATGAGCGCGTATTCAGAAGATGAGCAAGCTGAGCGTACCCAGGGGGGCATCACTGATGCACAAATCCTACTCATGTGAGCACTACAAATGCACCAATCAAAGATTGGGCATTTGCACGCAGATTTGGCATCAGTACATCTGCGCACCAAAGACCCCTATGCCGATTACTATTTCCTCGACGTGGTTCTCGGACGCAACTGAAGATATAAGGGGCAGTAAGGGCTCTGGTTCTGCGCGTACAGGATCGGGGTTTTCTGCTCGCTATTCCGCCTTTTTCCTCGCATCGACACACCGCTTCCCGGAATTCTTCTCTCTTTGCCCCCTTTTCGCCACCCTTCGCCGGAAAATTTCCAGACTTTTCCCGAAATTTCTTGTATAATTTTTCCGGAGGCCGGGGGGCGCCGGGACCAGGCTTTCTCGTGTGCGCACCTGGAGAATTCGCAATGCCGCAGTGAGCAATGTTCTTGAATACATGTGCTTAAGGTCAAAGCTGATGAGATAAAAGACCACTCCTGAGACATATCCGCCCGTGAATTGTCATCCTCTCCTGCTTTTCTTAATAAGAGGCGACCCTTTGAGGGCTTCTATCATTTCTGTGTTTTTCGACTTTTCAGCGATGTGGAGGGGTGTTTCCCCTTGACTGTCACGGGCGTTTATATCGGCTCCTTCCGAAAGCAGGAATAAGGCTGTTTTCTTTCGCCCGGCCTGCACTGCGCAATGAAGAGGAGTGTCGCCACCCGAGGTCACCGCATTTATCTCTGCTCCCTTCTTAAGGAGGAGCTCCGCAGTCTCCCTCGAGCCGCGGCATGCTGCCATGTGGAGGGGCGTGGTGCCATGTGAATCGGCTATTCTCGCATCTGCCCCGCTGTCCAGGAGGAGCCTCACCAGGTTATTATGGCACTCGGCGGAAAGAATGAGGGGGGTCTTCCCTTCGGCGTTTCTTGAATTCACATTCGCGCCTTTTTTAATCAGGAGCCCGACAATTTCATTCCTGCAGCGGTATGTCACGGCATAATGAAGCGGCGTCATATTCCTGCTTTCGCCCAAGGCACCGGGATGGTCTCCCGGCTCCTGCAGTGAGGGCCATTTTTCACAAGTATTCACCGATTGTGGATCTTTCAATATGCAGCGGCGGACCAGGGCTTCATCATTCATCTTCACGGCATCTAAAATAGTGACTTCAGCTCCATTGTTGAAAAGAAAGAGCGCACTGTCCCTCTCACCATAATCAAAGCAATAAGCAATCGGCGTGGCCCCTGCCTTATCGCGGGCATTGACCTTGGCGCCTCTTGCGACAAGAAGCTCCATCACTTTCTTTTTCGTCTTGCGCTCATAGCCCATGGCCGCCTTGTGAAGGGGCGTTCTGCCATAGTTGTTCACGCTGTTAACTTCTGCTCCATGCTCCAGGAGGTATGACACTGCCTCTTTTGAGCACCCAAAGGCCGCATTGTGGAGGGGCCTGTTGCCATTCTTGTCCGGTGCGTTGACATCGGCGCCATTCTTGATCAATAGAACCGCCGCGGCGGGGACCTCACCGGGACGGACATAGCTGAAGCTGTCACAGAGCGGTGTTTTCCCCTCGTTGTCCTTCTCTTCGAGTCCTGCGCCTCTCTTGATCAGCATCAGGGCTATTTCCTGATTTCTCTTTGTAGAGGCGAAGTGCAAGGCCGTTCTGCCCTCATGATCCCTGGCATTGACAGGGGCCCCGTGCGCGATAAGCATCTCGCTCATTTCCAGCCTGTTTTCCCAGACTGCCCTGTGAAGAGGGGATGCTGACATGCCGGCCTGATTGACCAGCCCTGGTTTTTTGTTGAGAAGGGCTTCCATACCCGCAAGGTCATTTCTTTCGATAAGAAGGGACATCCTGACCTCATCGCCTGCCATTCCGTTTCCGTAGAGGGGAGCTGTTGCAACGAAGATCTCCGTACCCACCTTTGTGGCCATGGTGGAGCGTGGCCCTCCCATGAGAGCCTGGTGTACAGAGTAAGTCAGAAGGCCAATGACTATCACCATAGCATACAGTACCATTACGAGCATGTGACGCTTCTTCATGGCATGTCCCTCCTGGAAGCATTCTGCCGTCATTATTCCCTCTTCACAGATTTTTTAGACGCTCCTGCGGGAATCTGTCCCGATTGGCAAAAGTGAGGTTTGGACTATGGACATAGAGTGGATAGCAGTAGGACCATACTCTCTTTCACCTTTGAAAAAGTCTTCATTGGTGATCGGATAAGGAAATTCTCTTCTGTTTCATGAGCTTTTTACAAGGTGAAGACATGATAGATGGCCAATATACCAAGTCTCTTACATCCCTTCCCGTCAGCGATATGTCGTTGAGGCACTTGTCCATGCTGCTATCCTGACCTTTATCGAGAGCAGAGCTCTGCTTCTCAGGCTGAGAATGTATCTTGGGGTCACGACTGACAGAACGCCTGAACAGAGATGGGCTCGGGTGTTCCAGAACGCTGCCACGGAGATTTTGAGGCTGATTACCTCCGGCAGACATTGTGTCAGAAGGTGGGATGACCTTGAAAAGTTCCTTGTTCATGAGTCCCAGGATCCTAATTGTAATCGGACTTTAAGGCTAAACTATGGTCGGGCTTAACCGAACTCCGATGAATGGTCTGTCGTGAGCCTGTTGCTCTTGCCATGAATTCCGCAGGCTGCTCCGGATTCCACCGAAGGGCCTCTTCAAATGGCTGAAGAATCCCTGAGGGGAAAGCCCTTCCTGCGCATCTGCATCTCTCACATCGTTCCCCCTCTTTGAAAAAATGGATTTCCAGATGATAAATGCATACAAGGCGAGCCACTTCCAGGCCTCAACGAATAAATTCAAATGGCCCTATATACTGTCAAATGCAATCCTGGGAATCGCCTGGCCCGAGGTGACCTCCAATTACGCGGCATACATGATTGCCGAATGCAACGAGCCAAACTATTCCCGGGCCTTCTCCAACATTTACCTGAGCAGCACCGCGGGCATCGCTCTCCAGACCTTTGCACTGGCACAGGCG encodes:
- a CDS encoding ankyrin repeat domain-containing protein, with the protein product MDRFSRYNRGEIDRRALGCLGTALVCSFAFDIVSRLPGVSNSGTQQEGSCFLFVLIIVAFIIYFAYRQNISEWLSSLKEKISMSPLHRAAWNGDRERLKEMLRDERQRSRKTMNGCTALHYGVLSAHPEILPMLADFIDVNAQDKEGRTALHMACSMGSIETVRQLLKLKARHDIKDGEGAEALYLAVQGSNKEIVRLLIEQGGDVCGTRDGDMTPLHCAVCSKDPREAKELETGDHLVFPPNYKSGSNLDIAGMLIEHGAPVDATTVFHETPLYLAVDEGNLPMVKLLVEHGASLEIGDKNGETPLFIAIADDIFPVVKYLIESGASLETATDEGKTLMHIAAETAPKYVELLIKKKAEINVKDKSGKTALHYAAQHDLNTVKTLIAHGADPRDADYDGRTPLDLAAQSKDRTIAAYLRSLK
- a CDS encoding ankyrin repeat domain-containing protein, encoding MKKRHMLVMVLYAMVIVIGLLTYSVHQALMGGPRSTMATKVGTEIFVATAPLYGNGMAGDEVRMSLLIERNDLAGMEALLNKKPGLVNQAGMSASPLHRAVWENRLEMSEMLIAHGAPVNARDHEGRTALHFASTKRNQEIALMLIKRGAGLEEKDNEGKTPLCDSFSYVRPGEVPAAAVLLIKNGADVNAPDKNGNRPLHNAAFGCSKEAVSYLLEHGAEVNSVNNYGRTPLHKAAMGYERKTKKKVMELLVARGAKVNARDKAGATPIAYCFDYGERDSALFLFNNGAEVTILDAVKMNDEALVRRCILKDPQSVNTCEKWPSLQEPGDHPGALGESRNMTPLHYAVTYRCRNEIVGLLIKKGANVNSRNAEGKTPLILSAECHNNLVRLLLDSGADARIADSHGTTPLHMAACRGSRETAELLLKKGAEINAVTSGGDTPLHCAVQAGRKKTALFLLSEGADINARDSQGETPLHIAEKSKNTEMIEALKGSPLIKKSRRG